Genomic segment of Actinomycetota bacterium:
GTCTTCTCCCATCCAGACTTTGACTGTCGGCCCTGGAAATCAACCAGGTCCACCTCTTCTTGCGAAGAGGGTCACGGGCTTTACCGCCGGTCCGGAATTTCACCGTGCCCCGAAGACGGGTCTTTTTATTTATCGAAGAGAGTATGAACCATGGGCGCAAGCTGCGTCGCGGACGGTTAACTCCAGAACTCGTCCCATGCGTAGACGTCACCGGGATAGATCCAGATTTCCCGCAGCTTGCCGTCCGACAGGTGCCAGACGTGGACGTTGTCGACGTCGAGCGTCCTGCCTTCCCGCTCCGCCCGGTCGTTGATCAACGCCACTCCGTGGGTGTCGTCCGCAAGAAGGCTGTGAACGTCAAAACGGAGCGTCCCTCCGGACAGCTCGCCGAGCTTACCTATGTACCCCAGGACCTGCTCCAGGCCCTCGTAGTCGCCGGCAACCGGCGATCTGCCGGGAACGTGCGCTTTGGCGTCCGGGGCGAAGAATCCCACCAGTGTTTCGACATCACCCGCTACCAGGGCGGCGTAGGCTCCGCGAAGGGTTTCGAGGTTGCTCATCGCCCTAAAACCCTACTGCTGCGACACCGGGGCGTACAGATGCGATTGCCGGAATCCCGGCTATCCTGGCCACATGACCTCACCCGTTTCCCTAATCGAGTTTCCCGCCGATGACGCCGGGCGCGCCCGCAGATT
This window contains:
- a CDS encoding nuclear transport factor 2 family protein; amino-acid sequence: MSNLETLRGAYAALVAGDVETLVGFFAPDAKAHVPGRSPVAGDYEGLEQVLGYIGKLGELSGGTLRFDVHSLLADDTHGVALINDRAEREGRTLDVDNVHVWHLSDGKLREIWIYPGDVYAWDEFWS